In Nerophis ophidion isolate RoL-2023_Sa linkage group LG03, RoL_Noph_v1.0, whole genome shotgun sequence, the following are encoded in one genomic region:
- the LOC133548866 gene encoding uncharacterized protein LOC133548866, which translates to MSPPESTIVHQESTKSPARVQQESNSVHQEPTRSPPEISQSPKESTKKSTRVHPESTRVHQEPTLGVHQSPPRVHHESTQSPPESTIVHQESTKSPARVQQCPPRAHKESTRVLPESTYSPPESTKSPPESSQSPPRVHPESTRVLQEFSRVLPESTIVHPEFTRVHQEESTKKSPPRRVHQSPSRVHHESTQSPPESTIVHQESSKSPARVQQCPPRAHKESTRVLPESTRVYQESTRILPETTKSPPRVHQSPPRVLQSPPRVH; encoded by the exons ATGAGTCCACCAGAGTCCACAATAGTCCACCAAGAGTCCACCAAGAGTCCAGCAAGAGTCCAGCAAGAGTCCAACAGTGTCCACCAAGAGCCCACAAGGAGTCCACCAGAGATCTCCCAGAGTCCAAAAGAGTCCACCAAGA AGTCCACCAGAGTCCACCCAGAGTCCACCAGAGTCCACCAAGAGCCCACACTAGGAGTCCACCAGAGTCCCCCCAGAGTCCACCATGAGTCCACCCAGAGTCCACCAGAGTCCACAATAGTCCACCAAGAGTCCACCAAGAGTCCAGCAAGAGTCCAACAGTGTCCACCAAGAGCCCACAAGGAGTCCACCAGAGTTCTCCCAGAGTCCACCTACAGTCCACCAGAGTCTACCAAGAGTCCACCAGAATCCTCCCAGAGTCCACCAAGAGTCCACCCAGAGTCCACCAGAGTCCTCCAAGAGTTCTCCAGAGTCCTCCCAGAGTCCACAATAGTCCACCCAGAGTTCACAAGAGTCCACCAAGAAGAGTCCACAAAGAAGAGTCCACCAAGAAGAGTCCACCAGAGTCCATCAAGAGTCCACCATGAGTCCACCCAGAGTCCACCAGAGTCCACAATAGTCCACCAAGAGTCCAGCAAGAGTCCAGCAAGAGTCCAACAGTGTCCACCAAGAGCCCACAAGGAGTCCACCAGAGTTCTCCCAGAGTCCACCAGAGTCTACCAAGAGTCCACCAGAATCCTCCCAGAGACCACCAAGAGTCCACCCAGAGTCCACCAGAGTCCTCCAAGAGTTCTCCAGAGTCCTCCCAGAGTCCACTAA